The genomic window GCCGCCGCCTCCGTAATCGCTGTAGATCCCTTCCATCGGATCGACGACGTGTAACGTGGTGATCGTCTCGCCGTCGTAGTTCGAAACCGCGTGGTCGAACGCGGCCCACGATTGCGGCGAGCCGTCGAGCGGGACGAGTGCGTGCGTTGCCATACTGGGAAGACGTCGCGAGCGTACAAGAAACTCGCCCGGGACGAGCAGTCCGATCAGTGTTCCCCGGTTCTCCTCCCGACGAACGACTTCTAGTCTCCTGTTCGCCGTGTGTTCTATTGGCTACGCTGTACCGACATCGCTCGAAAGTCGTTCCACGCTCTCTCCCCGTCTAACAGTGGGCGAAACCGACTCTCCCTCGAGGCTCGATCACCTCGAGGATAGAAGAAACGGACGGACAACTGAATCAGTACGAGAGCAGCACTAATTTAGCCCGTCCGTGGCAGGTGGTAGTTGCTGACGGGGCGTTCGAGAAAGCTAGTCCCGAGAAAGCTGAGGAACGGACTCCGGCGATGCCGCGACGAGCCACCAGTCGATGTCCACCGACGAATGACTGCGTTCGACGTGTTCGCGCAGAAGTGCGCCCGTTTCGTAGTCGTCACCGCAGACGTCGCACCGATAATGGAGATGTGCGGGTGAGAAGAGTCGATTGCGCCGTCCGTCCCCGTGAATTCGAGGCGGCAGCGTATCGTCGATCGGTTCTCCCCTCGAGAGACCGCGCCTGATGCGAAGCGCCAGTCGATCGAAGTGGAGGAACTTCGGATGATCCACGACGAGTTCCGAAAGGACGGCAAACGGAATCGCAATTAGTACGACGATACCGATCACGTCAGGCGTGACCGCTGCGTCCGTCGCGATTACGACGGCGAGAACGTCCTCGGTGACGCCGAAAACGATACCGATAACGAAGAACTCGAGGAACCGCTTGAGTCGCTGAGTGTTCATACGACGGCGTACGCTCCGGAACTGCGTGATTCTTTGGTGTTCGCTGACGCGTCCCTCGGTAGAGTTGGTACGGTGACAGTTCGTTTCTGATTCGCTCGAGCGCCGAATACCGGTACTCGTCGAAACGACAACTGAGACGACCGACGGGAGGGATTTATAGTGCTGAGCGGTGTGCGATCCTCGAGCGCTATGAATTTCGATGAATTCACTGGCGAGGTTCAGCATCGACTCGAGCTACCGGGAACGGGCGAAACCGTTCGCGCGATCAGAGCCACGCTCATGACGCTCGGCCAGCGGATTCCGGACGGCGCAGCCGAGGATCTCGCGGCCTCGCTGCCGATGGAGATTCGCTGGTACATGACCGGCGCCGTCGACGAACACGGCCAGCGATTCGACTGGCGGGAGTTCGTCTCGCGAGTGAGCGAAATCGAAGGGAACGACCCGTCCGAGGCTGCGTACCACGCCCGCGTCATCGTCGATCTCGTTCGGACACAGGTTCCACAGTCGGATTTCCGGCAACTACGCGATCAGCTCCCCGAAGACCGACGAGACGAGAACTGGGAGAAGCTGTTCGAAGTCGTCGACGCCGGCGGCTGGGGCGATGCCCAAGAGGCACAGACGGGCGGCGGACCGCAACCCGAAAATGGCTGAACGCGGAACCGACCCGCGAGACGGTGATTACACCGTCACGAGAGCGACCGATGAGTAGCACTAACTCAGCTGCTGGTGAAGAACGAAGACCGTGGGAGTCGAAGACGAAGCTATGTACGACCGGATTCTGATCGCCGTCGACGGAAGTGACGAGGCCGAGCTGGCTGCGAAACGCGGACTCGAGTTTGCCCGCGTCTTTAACGCGACCGTCGATATCGTGTACGTCGTCGAGCGGAAGGCACTTCGACTCGCGAGATCGGCCGACGAAAAGGCGCGACTCCGAGAACGCGGCGAAACGGTTCTCGAAGAAACCGAGAACCTCGCGGACGATATCGACCGGCCCGTAACGACGAAACTGGCGGACGGGAAGCCTGCGATCCGGATCGCCGAGTACGCAGCCGAACGGGATGCGGGGCTGATCGTCGTTGGAAGACAGGGACTGACAGGACTCGGAAAGCGACTCCTCGGCGGCGTCACGGAACAGCTCCTCCACCGAAGCGCTGTTCCCGTCTTCGTCGTCCCGAACGGTGCCCCGGATGCGCCGGTCGACTACTCCGATCTGCTCGTTCCGACGGACGGAAGCGAAATCGCTGCCGATTCCGCCCGACACGGCGTTGCGGTCGCACAGCGATACGATTCGGCAGTCCACGTGCTCAACGTCGTCGATCTGCAGGCTGCAGGAGGCCTCTTTAACGCAGGTGGCCTCGAGCGTAAATTCGTAAACAGACTCGAGACCAACGGTGAGGAGATCGTTGCGGACGTGGCAGCGGAGATCGGAGACGAAGTCTCGGACATTACGACGGCCGTCGTGCGGACGACGTCGGTCGACGGTGTCGCTGCTGGCATCCGCGAGTACGTCGACGATGCCGATATCGACATCGTCGTTATGGGGGCGCGCGGCCGGTCGAATCTAGGCCGCAGAGTTCTCGGCAGCGTCACTTCGTCGCTCCTCAGAACGGTCGACATCCCCGTATTGGTCGTGACGCGATCTTCGTGACTCGATCGGTACGCTGTCTGAACTCGCGAGGTCCCTGTCAGTACCGACGGGCCAGCATCATCCGACGACGCCGATATCCCCGTGCCCCACAGCGACTCGAGTCGTCGAACGTTGCTATTTATTCACCGGTGGCGAGATTGCCGAGAACGCGGTCGCCGAACGCGAGAACCAGTACTGCACCTACCAGATCGAAGACGAGGTCGAGAACGGTGTCTTTCTTCCCGTACGAGACGAGTACCGGTTCCACGCCGAGGCGTCTCCCCGCGGCGTGAACGGCGTATTCGACGATCTCCCAGAGGAGTCCGAGGCAGGCGACTACGGCGACCACGCGGGGCCGAGGATCGCGACCCCGACGCCGACTGCTCGCGAAGACGACGCCGGCGAGGATCGACGAGGAGTGCGTGTGCGTGAGGTGATCCCACCACCAGACGTCGTCGTACGGACCGAGCATTCCGATGGCGTGAGTGATCATCGCAACCTGCACGTAGACGCGCTGCCAGGGTCGAATATCGACGCCGTACGTCCGTTCGGCGAGGTCGGGCAGGTACGTTCCTATCGCCGCGACGATGGCGTTGACGACTGCACCCGGATCGCGTCGACGAACGCCGAGCGCGAACACTACGAGCAATGCACACCGGATTCCGCGTTCCGCCTGACGTACGATCGATGGTTTCATCGTGTTAATTCGTAGTGACTAGGCGGAAGGTATAGGAATACCGGACTACGGTTCGATCGGACCGGTTCGGCCACCGACTGCGTCCGATTGCGCGAAGGTCGCGCGTCCGCTTGCCGTCGCTGCCGGAAATCGGCACGCCGGATCTTTCGGTCAGTATCCCCTGCCGCTCGAGTCGATCAGCGTCATGTCCTCCCGGATCGCCAATATCGAGCACCTCGAGCGCGGCCTGAACATCGGCGCGGCGATTTTCCTCCGTCAAGCCCCGGTGACTATTGATCTCCTCGATGAACGTCGGAGTATGTACGATCGCATTCTCGTCCCGACCGACGGACGCGAGAGCACGGAGCGGGCGATCGACGAAGCGATCGCCCTTGCCGACGAGAACGAGGCGACGCTTCATACGCTGTACGTGGTCAATTCAGCCGCGATCGCCCCTGGAATCGAGTTTAGTGATCTCGAGGATATCGGTCAACGGGCGGTCGAACACGTTTGCACTCGCGCGGCAGACGCCGGCGTCGAGCACGTCGACGGGACCGTTACGCATGGTCTCCGGCACCGCTCGATACTGACGTACGCTCGGGACAACGATATCGATCTCATCGTCATCGGTCGGCATCGCGAATTCGACCATCTCGTTCGCGGGAGCGTGTCAAAGCGCGTCTCAGAGGAGGCGACGGTGCCGGTGTTGATCGTCGAGTGAACGACTTCCGTAACAACTGAAACTTTCGTCCGGATCACCTCCTTGCATTAGATAGGTACCTAAACATCCGTGCTCGGGTCGGACTGCGACTGTGACCCGAGATATGAACATATCGCGACGCCGGATTCTCAAGCTGACGGGGGCTGTGACCTCGACGGCGTTCGTCGCCGGCTGTAGCGGTAATGGCGGTAACGGCGACGGTAACGACAGCGGTAACGGCGGCGATGGCGGTGGCGGTGACGGCGTCGAGATCGAGCCCGGGACACAGATCGAATTCGACGGACAGACGCCCGGATGGCTCGGCCTCGCGCCCGACTCGATCGCGGACGAGGAGAATCCGATGCTCGTCCTTCAGGAGGGTGAAACGTATGAGATGGGCTGGACCCAGGGCGACGGCGCCCAACACAATATCGAAATTCGCAACGAGAACGACGAGGTAGTCGATGACCTCCAGACGGAGGTCGTTACCGAACCCGAAGAGCAGTGGCTCGAGTTCGAGGCGAGCAGCGAGATGGTCACGTACATCTGTGAAGTCCATCCGACGACGATGATCGGTGATATTCAGGTCGAATCCTGACGCATCGACATCGAGCTCAGATAGCTTTTCAAAACTAGTCAGTCGACGGAAGGCGTCTCGTACAGTTCGAAATACAGTCTCTGATAGGATCGAAATACTGGTAGCCGGTCGAAAAAATACCCTCTGGTAAGAATACTGATTGAGACTGACAATCAGTGAGCGGACCCGCTACTTATCACCTATCGGGTGGTCCGTTTGACGGAATGTCTCGACCGACCTTCGGCTACGTAACCCCTGAGAACGGACCGTTGTTCACTGACCTTTACGAACTGCGGATGATGCAGGCCTATGTCAATCAGAACCACAACCCGCGGGCGACGTTCAGCCTCTTCGTCCGAGACTTACCCCCGAACCGCGGCTACATGGTGGCTGCTGGCCTAGAACAGGTCCTTCACTACATCGACACCCTCTCGTTTGGCGACCGTGCCCTCGAGTACCTGACCGAACAGGGATTCGACGACGCGTTTCTCGAGCGACTATCGGACTTCGAGTTCACCGGCGACGTGCGCGCGCTGCCTGAGGGGATGCCCGCGTTTGCAAACGAGCCGCTCCTCGAGGTGACCGCCCCGATCTTTCAGGCACAGCTGTTCGAGACGGCGCTGATCAACCAGATCGGGTACCAGTCCCTGATCGCGACGAAGGCGAGCCGAATGCGGGACGTGATCGATCGCGAGGGGGACAGACAGCAACTCGTCGATTTCGGCTCGCGACGGGCACACGGCACGGACGCCGGAATGAAGTCCGCACGGGCGGCGTACGTCGGCGGGTTCGACGGCACATCGAACGTCGCCGCCGGCGAAGCGTTCGACATTCCCGTGTTCGGGACGATGGCTCACTCGTGGGTCCAGAGTTTCGATCGCGAGCGCGACTCGTTTCGGACGTTTGCCGACGAGTACGGCGACGAGAGTGTATTCCTGATCGACACCTACGACACCGTCAGGGGGGCGAAGATTGCAAGCGAAATCGTCGATGAGGCGGACGTTGACCT from Halopiger xanaduensis SH-6 includes these protein-coding regions:
- a CDS encoding DUF2267 domain-containing protein gives rise to the protein MNFDEFTGEVQHRLELPGTGETVRAIRATLMTLGQRIPDGAAEDLAASLPMEIRWYMTGAVDEHGQRFDWREFVSRVSEIEGNDPSEAAYHARVIVDLVRTQVPQSDFRQLRDQLPEDRRDENWEKLFEVVDAGGWGDAQEAQTGGGPQPENG
- a CDS encoding universal stress protein, encoding MYDRILIAVDGSDEAELAAKRGLEFARVFNATVDIVYVVERKALRLARSADEKARLRERGETVLEETENLADDIDRPVTTKLADGKPAIRIAEYAAERDAGLIVVGRQGLTGLGKRLLGGVTEQLLHRSAVPVFVVPNGAPDAPVDYSDLLVPTDGSEIAADSARHGVAVAQRYDSAVHVLNVVDLQAAGGLFNAGGLERKFVNRLETNGEEIVADVAAEIGDEVSDITTAVVRTTSVDGVAAGIREYVDDADIDIVVMGARGRSNLGRRVLGSVTSSLLRTVDIPVLVVTRSS
- a CDS encoding universal stress protein is translated as MYDRILVPTDGRESTERAIDEAIALADENEATLHTLYVVNSAAIAPGIEFSDLEDIGQRAVEHVCTRAADAGVEHVDGTVTHGLRHRSILTYARDNDIDLIVIGRHREFDHLVRGSVSKRVSEEATVPVLIVE
- a CDS encoding twin-arginine translocation signal domain-containing protein is translated as MNISRRRILKLTGAVTSTAFVAGCSGNGGNGDGNDSGNGGDGGGGDGVEIEPGTQIEFDGQTPGWLGLAPDSIADEENPMLVLQEGETYEMGWTQGDGAQHNIEIRNENDEVVDDLQTEVVTEPEEQWLEFEASSEMVTYICEVHPTTMIGDIQVES
- a CDS encoding nicotinate phosphoribosyltransferase — protein: MSRPTFGYVTPENGPLFTDLYELRMMQAYVNQNHNPRATFSLFVRDLPPNRGYMVAAGLEQVLHYIDTLSFGDRALEYLTEQGFDDAFLERLSDFEFTGDVRALPEGMPAFANEPLLEVTAPIFQAQLFETALINQIGYQSLIATKASRMRDVIDREGDRQQLVDFGSRRAHGTDAGMKSARAAYVGGFDGTSNVAAGEAFDIPVFGTMAHSWVQSFDRERDSFRTFADEYGDESVFLIDTYDTVRGAKIASEIVDEADVDLRGVRLDSGDLAALSKEVDDVIPNVDQFISSGIDEYAIREFLKRGGIGSGFGPGTALVTSTDAPKVEGVYKLVAVERDEEMQPTMKLSTGKVTYPGAKTVRRTESNGQYVGDIIGLQKEQLPGTEQLVTVIEDGERVYEIPDLEAIRRTAREERRKLPEPNRRIEDPEPYDVQISDGLQRETDELKRTLESRLD